In Denticeps clupeoides chromosome 1, fDenClu1.1, whole genome shotgun sequence, a single window of DNA contains:
- the LOC114796215 gene encoding uncharacterized protein C1orf115 homolog — translation MANGKRLKVKKKSRQKSEDLSRIIEWPDGQSDGGTWTPSPRGHDVPCVDGQKRHSASRGSEKVAREVHLAFLPGNYEPLEEEGDRAVAATGEASQKRREKCKKYRKNVGKALRFTWKCLMSGLQSFSMGYSMPLSAAATIIPDLRQNKQKE, via the exons ATGGCGAATGGAAAACGTCTAAAGGTTAAAAAGAAGTCAAGACAGAAATCGGAAGACCTCTCGCGAATAATCGAGTGGCCGGACGGGCAGTCAGACGGGGGGACATGGACACCCAGTCCACGAGGCCACGACGTCCCCTGCGTGGACGGGCAGAAGCGACATTCCGCCAGTCGGGGAAGTGAAAAAGTCGCCAGAGAAGTTCACCTCGCCTTTCTTCCGGGTAACTACGAACCACTTGAGGAGGAAGGTGACCGCGCGGTGGCAGCGACAGGAGAGGCGTCACAGAAAAGACgcgaaaaatgtaaaaagtacagaaaG AACGTTGGCAAGGCGCTGCGTTTCACCTGGAAGTGCTTAATGTCTGGCTTGCAGAGCTTCAGCATGGGCTACTCCATGCCCCTGTCTGCAGCGGCCACCATCATCCCTGACCTGCGTcagaacaaacagaaagaatGA